From one Gracilibacillus salinarum genomic stretch:
- a CDS encoding ABC transporter ATP-binding protein, which translates to MSLATPEIQLDQISMTYQTNDTEVLALQDVSVDIQKGEFVSLLGPSGCGKTTLLRIMADLIQPTGGEVTVDGSSAREARLAQKYGIVFQSPVLYDWRKVKQNINLPLELMGIEKKEREQRVDYLLKLVGLDDFKNKYPWQLSGGMQQRVAIARALAMEPEILLMDEPFSALDEFTRERLNEELLSIWSEVNNTVVFVTHSIPESIFLSDRVLVLSPHPGRLSAVMEIPLPRPRTKEMRNSPEFFQLITTIRNSFEGV; encoded by the coding sequence ATGAGCCTTGCTACTCCTGAGATTCAATTAGACCAAATAAGTATGACGTATCAGACGAATGACACGGAAGTATTAGCATTGCAGGATGTTTCCGTGGACATTCAGAAAGGTGAATTTGTTTCATTATTAGGTCCTTCAGGTTGTGGGAAAACAACACTGCTTAGAATAATGGCCGATTTAATTCAGCCTACCGGAGGAGAAGTTACCGTTGACGGGAGTTCAGCACGGGAAGCAAGGCTGGCGCAGAAATATGGCATCGTCTTTCAGAGTCCCGTACTTTACGACTGGCGTAAGGTAAAACAAAATATTAATTTACCATTAGAACTGATGGGGATCGAAAAGAAAGAACGAGAACAACGTGTGGACTATCTGCTCAAATTAGTTGGATTGGATGATTTTAAGAATAAGTATCCTTGGCAATTAAGCGGGGGAATGCAGCAGCGTGTCGCCATTGCTCGTGCACTTGCTATGGAACCGGAAATTTTATTAATGGATGAACCTTTTTCTGCTTTGGATGAATTTACACGGGAACGGTTGAACGAAGAATTACTCTCCATTTGGAGTGAAGTGAACAACACGGTCGTGTTTGTTACCCATAGTATTCCGGAATCTATCTTTTTATCAGATAGAGTATTGGTGCTGTCTCCACATCCAGGCAGGTTATCTGCTGTTATGGAGATTCCATTACCGAGACCACGAACGAAAGAGATGAGAAACAGTCCGGAGTTCTTTCAACTGATCACAACCATCCGTAATAGTTTTGAAGGGGTGTAA
- a CDS encoding PucR family transcriptional regulator has translation MSAIKLTVREVLEDACFEQAELVAGDKGLDNIVRWVHIMEVTNIDNLLNGSELILSTGVGWRDFKGACVSYFQQLIDAGVAALCIELVKYANSIPQEMLELANEHRIPLIVFHQEVRFIDISQVMNKRLVNTQYRILSDLEDFSSKLNQVMLLPNACHRVLKLIHQYLRVQVIYIPHNSEDITFLPLPNKNEQQKLVATIEADKENRVINRNKQFIATDQSYVGQSVQAMDVKFADIIFFTRYQAITEYELLVLDRCANAISQDLIRAFYLEEQRKQKKQQWIYEWISGSYKEEDIIQYLSSLDATINPNGAVVCVCRLHALMHDDNQSYHIAVFRNVLQKYGFFLVSLYDQKQFVFVLVNVRTQCDWKLRLEKVIRHIANMNLYKLDTTPYAWLGVGKLTEDIHEIQESYQSALEALAIQNQAKIKDKIFYEDLHIYRLVASLNKAICLEDYIQEYLGEVLDYDEAHNSDLLYTLQKYLECNGSKNDAAKRLYVVRQTLYHRLSKLKELLGADFMEPAKRSTIEFLIHAYRYQYPNHEQQVLKSVVKEGNA, from the coding sequence ATGTCTGCAATCAAGTTAACGGTAAGAGAGGTCTTAGAGGATGCATGTTTTGAACAAGCAGAATTGGTTGCCGGTGATAAAGGATTAGATAACATTGTCCGCTGGGTGCACATTATGGAAGTGACGAACATTGATAATCTGCTAAACGGGTCAGAATTGATTTTATCGACTGGTGTTGGATGGCGAGATTTTAAAGGCGCGTGTGTTTCTTACTTCCAACAATTAATTGATGCAGGAGTTGCTGCTCTCTGCATCGAATTGGTTAAGTATGCCAATTCGATTCCTCAAGAAATGTTAGAATTGGCGAATGAACATCGGATACCTTTAATTGTTTTCCATCAGGAAGTGCGATTTATTGATATTTCTCAAGTAATGAATAAACGTCTTGTCAACACACAATATCGCATCCTATCTGATTTAGAAGACTTCTCGAGCAAGCTTAATCAAGTTATGCTATTACCCAATGCATGTCATCGTGTGTTGAAGCTTATTCATCAATATCTTCGTGTACAAGTAATTTATATCCCACATAACTCCGAAGACATTACCTTTCTCCCATTACCAAACAAAAATGAACAGCAGAAGTTAGTAGCGACGATTGAAGCTGATAAGGAAAATCGTGTTATTAATCGCAATAAACAATTCATCGCAACCGATCAATCCTATGTTGGTCAATCCGTTCAAGCAATGGATGTCAAATTTGCTGATATTATCTTTTTTACGAGATATCAGGCCATTACAGAATACGAGTTATTAGTTCTTGACCGTTGTGCAAATGCGATTTCTCAGGATTTAATCAGAGCCTTTTATTTAGAAGAACAAAGGAAACAGAAAAAACAGCAATGGATTTACGAATGGATCAGTGGAAGCTATAAAGAAGAAGATATTATCCAATATTTAAGTTCATTAGACGCAACCATTAATCCAAATGGTGCTGTTGTTTGTGTTTGCCGTCTCCATGCGCTGATGCATGATGATAATCAGTCCTATCATATCGCTGTTTTTCGTAATGTTCTTCAGAAATATGGGTTTTTTCTGGTGTCGCTATACGATCAGAAGCAGTTCGTGTTTGTACTCGTAAACGTTCGAACTCAATGTGATTGGAAGTTAAGGTTGGAAAAAGTCATTCGACATATTGCGAATATGAATCTGTACAAATTAGATACGACACCGTACGCTTGGCTTGGTGTCGGGAAGCTGACAGAAGATATTCACGAGATACAGGAAAGCTATCAGTCGGCTTTGGAGGCACTTGCTATTCAAAACCAGGCAAAAATAAAAGACAAAATATTTTATGAAGATTTACACATTTACCGATTGGTGGCCAGTTTAAATAAAGCAATCTGCCTGGAAGACTATATACAAGAATACTTAGGCGAGGTTTTAGACTATGACGAAGCACATAATAGCGACTTACTCTATACGTTACAAAAATATCTGGAATGTAATGGATCGAAGAATGATGCAGCGAAACGCTTATATGTAGTAAGACAAACCTTATACCACAGATTAAGTAAGTTGAAAGAATTACTTGGGGCAGATTTCATGGAACCTGCAAAACGTTCCACCATTGAATTTTTGATCCATGCCTACCGATATCAATATCCAAATCATGAACAACAGGTGTTGAAGTCAGTTGTGAAAGAAGGAAACGCATAG
- a CDS encoding aspartate aminotransferase family protein: MIKNVASTPLEKDSQYIWHSMKKYHPDSTMIVKHADGSWVTDVEGKRYLDAMSGLWCVNVGYGRAELAEAAYQQMKELAYYPLTQSHLPAIQLAEKLNEWLGDEYVFFFSNSGSEANEVAFKIARQYHRQNNQPDRYKFISRYRAYHGNSMGALAATGQAERKYLYEPLAPGFLHVAPPDCYRSSHPADGTCCSESAKDIERVMMWELDQTIAGVIMEPIITGGGVLVPHQHYLKEVSDSCQRHGALLIVDEVINGFGRTGKPFGFMHYDVKPDIITMAKGLTSAYLPLSATAVRKDIYQAFQGREPYHHLRHINTFGGNPAACAVALKNLEILEKEQLVERAKQLGCRLAMEMQELYRHPRVGDVRIKGLLMGIELVEDKQSKQPIEPDKIQAIIARCKEKGLIIGKNGDTVAGYNNIITISPPLSITDDDFAFMTRVLKESVASL, translated from the coding sequence ATGATCAAGAATGTAGCAAGCACGCCTTTAGAGAAAGATTCCCAATATATCTGGCATTCGATGAAGAAGTATCATCCTGACTCGACGATGATAGTGAAACATGCAGACGGCTCTTGGGTTACAGATGTGGAAGGCAAACGCTATCTAGATGCAATGAGCGGGTTGTGGTGTGTAAATGTAGGGTATGGGAGAGCTGAATTGGCAGAAGCTGCTTATCAGCAAATGAAAGAACTGGCTTATTATCCACTGACACAAAGTCATCTTCCAGCCATTCAACTAGCTGAAAAACTAAATGAATGGCTCGGTGATGAATATGTCTTTTTTTTCTCCAATAGTGGATCGGAAGCAAATGAAGTAGCGTTCAAGATCGCTCGACAATACCATCGGCAAAACAACCAGCCTGACCGTTATAAGTTTATTTCACGTTACAGAGCCTATCATGGCAATTCGATGGGCGCTTTGGCAGCAACGGGACAGGCGGAGCGGAAATATTTATATGAACCACTTGCACCAGGGTTCTTGCACGTGGCACCGCCAGATTGTTATCGCAGTTCGCATCCTGCAGATGGTACATGTTGCAGTGAGAGTGCGAAGGATATTGAACGTGTGATGATGTGGGAGCTCGATCAGACAATCGCTGGTGTAATCATGGAACCGATTATTACAGGTGGTGGCGTATTGGTTCCTCACCAGCATTATTTAAAGGAAGTAAGTGATAGTTGTCAGCGTCACGGAGCATTGCTGATCGTCGATGAAGTCATCAATGGATTCGGTCGAACCGGCAAACCATTTGGCTTTATGCATTATGACGTAAAACCTGACATCATTACGATGGCAAAAGGCTTAACAAGCGCTTATCTGCCATTATCAGCAACCGCTGTACGTAAAGATATCTATCAGGCTTTTCAGGGACGAGAGCCATATCACCATTTACGGCATATTAATACATTTGGTGGCAATCCAGCTGCATGTGCTGTTGCCTTGAAGAATTTAGAAATCTTAGAAAAAGAACAATTAGTCGAACGTGCTAAGCAGCTTGGATGTAGATTAGCAATGGAGATGCAGGAACTATATCGTCATCCACGTGTAGGTGATGTCCGAATTAAAGGGTTACTGATGGGGATTGAATTAGTAGAAGATAAGCAGTCCAAGCAGCCTATTGAACCGGACAAAATTCAAGCAATAATAGCTCGTTGTAAAGAAAAAGGGTTAATTATCGGAAAGAATGGTGACACCGTTGCGGGTTACAATAATATCATCACCATTAGTCCGCCACTTAGTATAACGGATGACGATTTTGCATTTATGACACGTGTCTTAAAAGAATCAGTTGCAAGCCTTTAA
- a CDS encoding putative holin-like toxin: protein MVLFSFGTFLIALLALIVSIIKRK, encoded by the coding sequence ATGGTACTATTTTCTTTTGGTACCTTCTTGATTGCATTACTTGCTTTGATTGTATCTATAATCAAGCGTAAATAG
- a CDS encoding SET domain-containing protein: MIEIKTSPISGGDYTRGVFATQHIKKGQLLHEAPVLAYRNEEHEHIEKTLLADYAFEYGLHHSAILLGYGMLFNHSYEPNAMYEISFENHTFNFFAYRDIKAGEEIFINYNGEVDDKELLWFDRDEE, translated from the coding sequence ATGATCGAAATCAAAACTTCTCCGATTAGTGGCGGAGACTACACAAGAGGCGTTTTTGCTACACAACATATAAAAAAGGGACAGTTGTTGCACGAAGCTCCTGTTCTTGCTTATAGGAATGAAGAACATGAACATATTGAAAAAACGTTGCTAGCTGATTATGCTTTTGAATACGGACTTCATCATTCAGCGATTCTATTAGGATATGGCATGCTGTTCAACCATTCCTATGAACCAAACGCCATGTACGAAATCAGCTTTGAAAATCACACCTTTAATTTCTTTGCCTACCGCGACATAAAGGCAGGAGAAGAAATTTTTATTAATTATAATGGTGAAGTCGATGATAAAGAGCTTTTGTGGTTTGACCGTGATGAAGAATAA
- a CDS encoding CoA-acylating methylmalonate-semialdehyde dehydrogenase, with protein MSKIEVAGATLQNFINGEWVDAYATESQPVVNPATEECLTNVPLSSDEDVDRAVQSSLSAFGEWKKTPVSKRARILFRYHQLLTDHHQFLAEMVSEENGKSYKEAYGEVLRGIECVEFATSAPTLMMGDNLSTIASDIDSEFFRYPIGVVAGIAPFNFPMMVPCWMFPIAIACGNTFLLKPSEKTPLLANKLVALLDEAGLPKGVLNVVHGTHEVVNRILDHPDIAAVSFVGSDPVAKYVYQNAASNGKRVQALAGAKNHHIVLPDCDQDRSIDHIINSAFGSAGQRCMACSAVIAVGDKADSFIAMLKKKADQIKIGNGMDEDVTVTPLISQESRNRALDYIDKGIAEGAQLIRDGRIDMETFNKGNFLGPTIFDYVTPDMSIAENELFAPILSVIRAADLKEAIDIINQSKFGNSATLYTNSASAVRTFREEAEPGMLGVNVGVPAPMAFFPFSGWKHSFYGDLHVNGKDGVEFYTRKKMITSRFY; from the coding sequence ATGTCAAAGATTGAGGTAGCAGGTGCGACGCTTCAGAATTTTATAAATGGGGAGTGGGTTGATGCTTATGCAACAGAATCTCAGCCAGTTGTTAATCCTGCAACGGAAGAATGTCTGACGAATGTCCCGTTATCTTCAGATGAGGATGTAGATAGAGCTGTTCAATCGTCTTTGTCTGCATTTGGGGAATGGAAGAAAACACCCGTGTCTAAGCGGGCTCGAATTTTATTTCGATATCATCAGTTGCTAACAGACCATCATCAGTTTTTGGCAGAGATGGTGTCAGAGGAAAATGGTAAAAGCTATAAGGAAGCATATGGTGAGGTGTTAAGAGGAATTGAGTGTGTAGAATTTGCGACAAGTGCTCCGACTTTAATGATGGGTGATAATTTATCTACTATCGCATCAGATATTGATTCTGAGTTCTTTCGTTATCCAATTGGTGTCGTTGCTGGCATTGCTCCTTTTAATTTTCCAATGATGGTTCCGTGCTGGATGTTCCCAATCGCGATTGCTTGTGGAAATACTTTTCTATTGAAACCATCTGAGAAAACCCCTTTACTAGCCAATAAGTTAGTAGCATTGTTGGATGAAGCGGGCTTGCCAAAAGGGGTATTGAACGTCGTACATGGCACGCATGAAGTTGTCAATAGAATTTTGGATCATCCGGATATTGCGGCTGTATCCTTCGTCGGTTCAGATCCAGTGGCGAAATATGTGTATCAGAATGCTGCTTCAAATGGGAAAAGAGTGCAGGCATTAGCAGGAGCAAAAAATCATCATATTGTGCTACCAGATTGTGATCAGGATCGATCGATTGATCATATTATTAATTCTGCTTTTGGAAGCGCGGGACAACGGTGTATGGCATGTAGCGCCGTAATCGCTGTTGGTGATAAAGCAGATTCTTTTATCGCTATGCTTAAAAAGAAAGCTGATCAAATTAAAATTGGGAACGGAATGGACGAAGATGTGACCGTTACTCCATTAATAAGTCAAGAAAGCAGAAATAGAGCACTTGACTACATCGATAAAGGTATTGCGGAAGGAGCGCAACTCATTCGAGATGGCCGGATCGATATGGAAACCTTCAACAAAGGTAACTTTTTAGGGCCAACGATTTTTGATTATGTGACTCCTGATATGTCAATAGCAGAGAATGAATTGTTTGCCCCGATTTTAAGTGTGATTCGTGCAGCAGACCTAAAGGAAGCGATCGATATCATCAATCAATCAAAATTTGGCAATTCGGCAACACTTTATACAAATAGTGCTTCTGCAGTGAGAACATTTCGAGAAGAAGCAGAGCCAGGTATGTTGGGTGTTAATGTAGGCGTTCCTGCCCCAATGGCCTTTTTCCCTTTCTCTGGATGGAAGCATTCTTTTTATGGTGACTTACATGTGAATGGAAAGGACGGAGTGGAATTTTATACAAGAAAGAAAATGATTACTTCAAGGTTTTATTAA
- a CDS encoding ABC transporter substrate-binding protein, with the protein MKKYRNRFAAILFIFALCFVTACGNEDASGDTVEGGEELIPVKLQLKWVPQAQFAGYYMAMDQGFYQEEGLDVTIVPGGPDIVPEQQVANGAADIGIGWVASLLPHQEQGLPLVQIAQIYQKSGLVLVSKQEAGIETPEDLSGKNVGNWMGGNEFEVLALFDKYELDQNADLSFVKQGFTMDQFFADEIDAASAMTYNKYQVVLEEGYEESDLHVIDMNEEGVAMLEDNLFANTEWLGENKEIAAKFVRGSLKGWEAAIEDPETAVDSVMAEAEADSTTRDHQLKMMEEVGKLILPEGFDPADIGQINDEMFKQTADIAYEYGVIEEPANLENAYTHEIMEMVGE; encoded by the coding sequence ATGAAGAAGTATCGAAATCGTTTTGCAGCCATTTTGTTCATATTCGCACTATGTTTTGTTACGGCTTGTGGCAATGAAGATGCCTCGGGCGATACCGTAGAAGGAGGAGAGGAATTAATACCAGTAAAACTTCAATTAAAATGGGTACCACAAGCGCAATTCGCTGGTTATTACATGGCGATGGATCAAGGTTTTTATCAAGAAGAGGGGCTGGATGTCACAATTGTTCCAGGAGGGCCTGATATCGTTCCTGAGCAACAAGTGGCAAATGGTGCAGCAGACATCGGTATTGGATGGGTGGCCAGTTTACTACCTCATCAGGAACAAGGATTACCGTTAGTTCAAATTGCACAAATTTATCAAAAAAGTGGTTTGGTATTAGTTTCGAAACAAGAAGCAGGAATTGAAACACCAGAAGATCTATCCGGTAAGAATGTAGGGAACTGGATGGGCGGAAATGAATTTGAAGTACTTGCACTGTTTGATAAGTATGAATTAGATCAGAATGCCGATTTATCTTTTGTTAAACAGGGATTTACGATGGATCAGTTTTTTGCAGATGAGATAGATGCGGCATCCGCTATGACGTATAACAAATATCAAGTCGTCTTAGAAGAAGGATATGAAGAAAGTGACTTACATGTAATTGATATGAATGAAGAGGGAGTTGCGATGTTGGAAGATAACCTGTTTGCTAATACAGAGTGGTTAGGGGAAAACAAGGAAATCGCGGCAAAATTTGTTCGTGGTTCATTAAAAGGCTGGGAAGCTGCAATTGAAGATCCAGAAACAGCGGTAGACAGTGTAATGGCAGAGGCGGAAGCAGACAGTACAACGAGAGATCATCAGCTGAAAATGATGGAAGAAGTCGGGAAGTTGATATTGCCAGAAGGGTTTGACCCGGCAGACATCGGACAAATCAACGATGAGATGTTTAAACAAACAGCTGATATTGCATATGAGTATGGTGTTATTGAAGAACCAGCTAATTTAGAAAATGCCTATACGCATGAGATTATGGAGATGGTGGGTGAATAA
- a CDS encoding cold-shock protein, with protein sequence MQQGTVKWFNADKGFGFIEVEGGDDLFVHFSAIQGEGFKTLEEGQAVSFDVEEGQRGPQATNVQKG encoded by the coding sequence ATGCAACAAGGTACAGTTAAATGGTTCAATGCAGATAAAGGTTTCGGTTTTATCGAAGTAGAAGGTGGAGACGATTTATTCGTACACTTCTCAGCTATCCAGGGTGAAGGTTTCAAAACATTAGAAGAAGGTCAAGCAGTTTCTTTTGATGTTGAAGAAGGTCAACGTGGACCACAAGCAACTAACGTTCAAAAAGGTTAA
- the hydA gene encoding dihydropyrimidinase: protein MGLKLIKNGTIVTASDMYKADILIEGEQVALIGTNLTYDNAEIIDAEGYYVMPGGVDPHTHLEMPFGGTVSKDDFETGTIAAAFGGTTTLIDFCITRKGESLQNPIREWHAKSKDKAVIDYSFHLMIGEINDEVMKELPVILKEEGITSFKVFMAYKDVFQADDGTLFQTLQTAKELGALVMVHAENGDVIDYLVNEALSAGNTAPIYHALTRPPEAEGEATARAAELTGLAGSQLYVVHVSCEESASKIKEAREKGYDVWGETCPQYLVLDQDKLDLPDFEGAKYVWSPPLREKWNQDKLWSALKNGSLQTIGSDQCSFDFDGQKTLGEGDFSKIPNGGPMIEDRFSILFSEGVKKGRISINQFVDMISTRSAKLFGMYPKKGTIAVGSDADIVLFDPVKERTISVDTHHMAVDYSAFEGMQVTGEPVTVLSRGEFVIKDQQFVGTLGAGQYIKRARYGERLVNQADRIALK, encoded by the coding sequence ATGGGGTTGAAATTGATTAAGAATGGAACTATTGTTACAGCATCTGATATGTATAAGGCAGATATATTAATAGAGGGTGAACAGGTCGCTTTAATTGGAACAAATTTAACATATGACAATGCAGAAATTATTGATGCGGAAGGATATTATGTCATGCCGGGCGGTGTAGATCCACACACACATTTAGAGATGCCTTTTGGTGGTACAGTCAGTAAGGATGATTTTGAAACGGGAACGATCGCTGCAGCGTTTGGAGGTACGACAACGTTGATCGATTTTTGTATTACCCGAAAAGGTGAATCCCTTCAAAATCCTATTCGGGAATGGCATGCCAAATCAAAAGATAAAGCTGTGATCGATTACAGCTTTCACTTAATGATTGGCGAAATAAACGACGAAGTCATGAAGGAATTACCGGTTATTTTAAAGGAAGAAGGGATTACTTCTTTTAAAGTTTTTATGGCATATAAAGATGTTTTTCAAGCAGATGATGGTACCCTTTTTCAGACGTTACAGACGGCGAAAGAGCTAGGAGCACTTGTCATGGTCCATGCAGAGAACGGAGATGTGATTGACTACTTAGTGAATGAAGCATTGTCAGCTGGTAACACAGCGCCGATCTATCATGCCCTGACACGACCGCCGGAAGCTGAGGGAGAAGCAACAGCGAGAGCAGCAGAACTAACTGGATTAGCAGGTTCCCAGTTATATGTTGTTCATGTTTCTTGTGAAGAAAGTGCCAGCAAAATTAAAGAAGCTCGGGAGAAAGGCTATGACGTATGGGGGGAAACATGCCCGCAATATTTAGTACTGGATCAGGATAAGTTAGACTTACCAGATTTTGAAGGTGCTAAATACGTTTGGTCACCTCCATTGCGGGAAAAGTGGAATCAAGACAAATTATGGAGTGCGCTGAAGAATGGCAGTCTGCAAACGATTGGATCGGATCAATGCTCATTTGATTTTGATGGTCAGAAAACGTTAGGAGAAGGCGATTTCTCTAAAATTCCCAACGGCGGACCGATGATAGAAGATCGTTTTAGTATATTATTTTCAGAAGGTGTGAAGAAGGGACGAATTAGTATTAATCAATTTGTCGATATGATTTCGACCAGATCAGCTAAGCTATTTGGGATGTATCCGAAAAAAGGAACGATTGCTGTTGGATCAGATGCGGATATTGTATTGTTTGATCCAGTTAAAGAGCGAACTATTTCAGTGGATACCCACCATATGGCGGTAGATTACAGTGCTTTCGAAGGGATGCAGGTCACAGGTGAACCTGTAACTGTACTGTCGAGAGGCGAATTTGTCATTAAGGATCAGCAATTTGTCGGTACATTAGGTGCTGGTCAGTACATTAAACGAGCGCGGTATGGTGAGAGATTGGTTAATCAAGCAGATAGAATTGCCTTGAAATAG
- a CDS encoding ABC transporter permease, protein MPEKSAAEKVLEWSDKPSKRIVTSKKSAQVSKEKRRSYASLLLPVIAGVVLLFLWEMQFLHTIFHLQLYQLPIPSAILEALIDNLSLLLGYAGYTMTEAVVGMLIGSATGFVIALTATAWPKWGRGGLLLVASLNAVPIVALAPIMNLWFGSGIGSRIAIVTVITMAAMAINAHKGMRMVSPLALDLMHSYAAKKGDVFRYLRIMNSLPYVFLRTKNQYNGKYDWCYCRGVFLFFTRSWLFALQFN, encoded by the coding sequence ATGCCAGAAAAATCTGCAGCGGAAAAAGTGTTGGAATGGTCTGATAAGCCAAGTAAAAGGATAGTAACTTCAAAAAAATCTGCTCAGGTTTCCAAAGAAAAAAGACGTTCATATGCATCGCTCTTATTACCCGTTATTGCTGGTGTTGTCCTGCTCTTTCTATGGGAAATGCAATTCCTTCATACTATTTTTCATTTGCAATTATATCAGTTGCCGATTCCTTCTGCGATTCTTGAAGCATTGATTGATAATTTGTCCCTGCTGTTAGGTTATGCAGGCTATACCATGACTGAAGCGGTCGTCGGCATGTTAATTGGCTCTGCTACAGGTTTTGTCATTGCTCTGACGGCAACGGCATGGCCAAAGTGGGGAAGAGGGGGACTTCTGCTGGTAGCATCCTTAAATGCTGTACCTATTGTGGCTCTGGCACCGATCATGAATTTATGGTTTGGGTCTGGGATTGGTTCACGAATTGCCATAGTGACCGTGATTACCATGGCAGCAATGGCAATTAATGCCCATAAAGGAATGAGGATGGTATCGCCATTAGCACTTGATTTAATGCATTCATATGCGGCAAAGAAGGGAGACGTTTTCCGTTATTTGCGGATCATGAACAGCTTACCTTATGTCTTTCTCCGCACTAAAAATCAATACAACGGCAAGTATGATTGGTGCTATTGTAGGGGAGTTTTTCTTTTCTTCACAAGGTCTTGGCTATTTGCTCTCCAATTCAATTAA
- a CDS encoding ABC transporter permease: protein MIGQHIWQHRSLPVLVWMLGFFVVWEVASWLLLEVMEAPMAQSKLPYVHELIVTFVGYSGVLYSEGIATFSNAALGFLIGTVLGIGLAVLMSISKWVEQMAFPYAVASQMIPILGLAPIIYGIMRDEQLARIIIAGYITFFPVAINMLRGLRSIESSALDLMYSLAAKPTEIYWKLRFPAALPSLFSGLKIAAPLAVTGAILVELMGAQKGIGVIMLMNLYYGPSHTYMFWSTVAVGALLGLFSFLFIGLIERFVSPWQPEFRAGGDR from the coding sequence ATGATAGGACAGCATATTTGGCAACATCGATCGCTGCCTGTTTTGGTTTGGATGTTAGGATTTTTCGTTGTATGGGAAGTAGCTTCATGGTTATTACTGGAAGTGATGGAAGCGCCCATGGCACAGTCCAAGCTTCCATACGTACATGAACTTATTGTTACATTTGTTGGTTATAGTGGTGTTCTTTATTCCGAAGGGATCGCAACCTTCTCTAATGCAGCACTAGGCTTTCTGATTGGAACGGTGCTTGGCATTGGGCTGGCTGTACTTATGAGCATATCCAAATGGGTCGAACAAATGGCTTTTCCTTATGCCGTTGCATCTCAAATGATCCCGATTTTAGGGCTGGCACCTATTATCTATGGGATTATGAGAGATGAACAGCTGGCAAGAATTATTATTGCTGGTTACATTACGTTTTTTCCTGTGGCAATTAATATGTTAAGAGGATTGCGAAGTATTGAGTCATCAGCACTTGATTTAATGTATTCCTTAGCAGCTAAGCCGACGGAGATTTATTGGAAATTACGTTTCCCTGCGGCTTTGCCCAGTTTGTTCAGTGGTTTGAAAATAGCAGCTCCCTTAGCAGTGACAGGTGCGATCTTGGTCGAATTAATGGGCGCACAAAAAGGAATCGGCGTTATCATGTTGATGAATCTATATTATGGTCCCTCGCACACCTACATGTTCTGGTCGACAGTTGCAGTTGGTGCCTTACTAGGATTATTCAGTTTTTTATTTATTGGTTTAATAGAGCGTTTTGTATCACCATGGCAACCGGAATTCAGAGCTGGGGGTGATCGGTAA